In Arthrobacter sp. CDRTa11, one DNA window encodes the following:
- a CDS encoding sulfatase → MTRPNILWISTHDISPHLGAYAGVYPGAEYAITPNLDRLADEGMRFDHAFAAAPICAPSRSAIMTGCFPTATGTMHMRTKAVPPPEVRLFSEYFREAGYYVTNNSFTDFQVKTPPSAFDDCSATAHWRNRPDAKTPFFATFHGLITHESQIYLDDGAFAARTSHVRPVDRHDPATAPLPPYYPDTEVFRRSWARYSDLITEMDHWVGTILAELEEDGLAENTIVVFWSDHGPGMPRAKRWINDSGLREPLIMKWPGRIATGSVNPNVAHLMDLAPTMLQLCGLDIPPHMHAKPLLNPDGNIIDSPNTYAFAGLDRMGELEDMSRSARDSRYRYIRHYHPDRGPMQHCDYPDGLATWRELRQLASAEAGQRATGMQRTLLSPLQRRLVAPVKPREELFDLSEDPHETTNLAEDPACSAVLGRFRSAVDNWQATYGDLGFIPEDDLAEQWRPSGIQPVTAPPAVHMKDGAITAGSSTDGACVVWTADPPAPEGAGMATATRPRLAEETGAPPSDGRAWYILCEATPAPPDAALWFKASRLGYADSNEIHFAPIAAS, encoded by the coding sequence ATGACGCGTCCCAACATCCTATGGATTTCGACCCATGACATCAGCCCCCATCTCGGCGCCTATGCAGGTGTGTACCCTGGAGCTGAGTACGCAATAACACCGAATCTGGACCGCCTCGCCGACGAAGGCATGCGCTTCGATCATGCCTTTGCTGCCGCCCCCATCTGTGCACCCTCCCGTTCGGCCATCATGACCGGTTGCTTTCCGACCGCGACCGGCACGATGCACATGCGAACAAAGGCAGTACCGCCGCCGGAAGTACGGCTTTTCAGCGAGTACTTCCGGGAGGCCGGCTACTACGTCACTAACAACTCGTTCACGGATTTCCAGGTCAAAACCCCGCCCAGCGCGTTCGATGACTGCAGCGCCACTGCACATTGGCGGAACCGCCCGGACGCCAAGACGCCGTTTTTCGCTACGTTCCACGGGCTGATCACTCACGAGTCACAGATATACCTCGACGACGGCGCTTTCGCCGCACGCACCAGCCACGTCCGCCCCGTGGACAGGCATGATCCCGCCACGGCTCCCCTGCCTCCCTACTACCCGGACACCGAGGTTTTCCGCCGGTCCTGGGCGCGGTACAGCGACCTCATCACGGAGATGGACCACTGGGTCGGAACCATCCTTGCCGAACTGGAGGAGGACGGGCTGGCGGAAAACACGATTGTTGTGTTCTGGAGTGACCACGGCCCTGGCATGCCACGCGCCAAGCGCTGGATCAATGATTCAGGGCTTCGCGAGCCGCTCATCATGAAATGGCCTGGCCGCATTGCAACCGGAAGCGTCAACCCCAACGTTGCCCACCTCATGGACCTCGCGCCGACCATGCTGCAGCTATGCGGGCTGGACATCCCGCCTCACATGCATGCCAAGCCCTTGCTCAACCCTGACGGCAACATTATCGACTCGCCCAACACTTACGCCTTTGCCGGCCTGGACCGGATGGGTGAACTGGAGGACATGTCCCGCTCAGCGCGCGACAGCCGCTACCGCTACATCCGCCACTACCATCCTGACCGTGGACCGATGCAGCATTGCGACTACCCTGACGGGCTGGCCACCTGGCGCGAGCTGAGGCAACTCGCCTCCGCCGAGGCCGGGCAGCGCGCGACGGGCATGCAGCGCACTCTGCTCAGTCCCTTACAGCGCCGTCTCGTGGCGCCCGTGAAACCCCGCGAGGAATTGTTCGACCTCAGTGAAGATCCGCATGAAACGACGAATCTCGCCGAAGATCCCGCCTGTTCCGCGGTCTTGGGAAGATTCCGCTCGGCGGTGGACAACTGGCAGGCCACCTACGGTGACCTGGGCTTTATTCCCGAAGACGACCTGGCCGAACAGTGGCGCCCATCTGGCATCCAACCCGTCACAGCGCCGCCAGCTGTCCACATGAAAGACGGGGCCATCACGGCCGGCTCCTCTACTGACGGCGCGTGCGTGGTGTGGACGGCGGACCCGCCTGCACCCGAAGGAGCGGGGATGGCGACGGCCACCAGGCCGCGGCTGGCCGAGGAGACAGGTGCGCCACCTTCGGATGGACGCGCCTGGTACATCCTCTGTGAGGCGACTCCGGCGCCGCCCGACGCCGCGCTCTGGTTCAAGGCTTCCCGGCTCGGATACGCCGACAGCAACGAGATTCATTTCGCCCCAATAGCGGCAAGTTAG
- a CDS encoding sulfatase translates to MRAIILMFDSLNRHMLPPYGDTIIDAPNFARLAEKAVTFDNFYAGSMPCMPARREMHTGRYNFLHRSWGPLEPFDDSMPEILGQAGIHTHLVSDHPHYWEDGGGTYHTRYTTWEFLRGQEGDPWKGVVTPQGSVGTALTRMRRQDAINRSYMPTEAEHPQTRSVNAGIEFIETNSAADEWMLQLELFDPHEPFFTHHSFKAKYVHEYSGPEFDWPGYQKVAEPQEQVDHARYEYAALVSMCDKSLGRVLDAMDKYDMWKDTMLLVNTDHGFLLGEHGWWAKSLMPWFNELVHLPMFLWDPRTAERGTRRGALTQTIDIAPTLLRFFGLEATPDMQGRDLAAVLRDDADVHKGVLFGIHGGHVNVTDGRYVYMRAATEAGNAPLEDFTLMPTHMRSRFTVNELAAWEPAEPFSFTKGLRSMKMQAKSLMNPWIHGTLLFDLEADPGQNNPIIDDEAELRMLRLLAEMMHESDAPPSQFVRLGIPFDAVPDTNHLLVGKQAARSAVALEPLPPLSDFPHGGAVLNIPILELRQDPRCEAILAKHLPQLVATELINIRAQLSLHQMARVTPISGAVLTQLAEDLEGLEDIGADSRAPAVNTLAWSAET, encoded by the coding sequence ATGAGGGCCATTATCCTGATGTTCGACAGCCTCAACCGGCATATGCTTCCACCTTATGGCGACACCATAATTGATGCCCCAAATTTCGCCCGGCTGGCCGAGAAAGCTGTCACCTTTGACAACTTCTATGCCGGGTCCATGCCCTGCATGCCGGCCCGGCGCGAAATGCACACCGGCCGCTACAACTTCCTGCACCGCAGCTGGGGCCCGCTCGAACCGTTCGACGATTCCATGCCCGAAATACTGGGACAGGCAGGAATCCACACGCACTTGGTTTCAGACCACCCGCACTACTGGGAAGACGGCGGCGGCACGTACCACACCCGATACACCACATGGGAATTCCTCCGCGGACAGGAAGGCGACCCGTGGAAAGGGGTAGTTACCCCCCAGGGCAGCGTCGGTACTGCCTTGACCCGGATGAGGCGGCAGGATGCCATCAACCGCAGCTACATGCCAACCGAGGCCGAACACCCACAGACAAGATCGGTCAACGCCGGGATCGAATTCATCGAGACGAACAGCGCGGCAGACGAGTGGATGCTCCAGCTTGAGCTCTTCGATCCACACGAACCCTTCTTCACCCACCACTCCTTCAAGGCAAAGTACGTCCACGAGTACTCGGGGCCGGAATTCGACTGGCCCGGGTACCAAAAGGTGGCCGAGCCCCAGGAGCAGGTTGACCACGCCCGCTACGAATACGCCGCCCTGGTGTCAATGTGCGACAAGTCCCTGGGCCGCGTCCTGGATGCGATGGACAAGTACGACATGTGGAAGGACACCATGCTGCTTGTGAACACCGACCACGGCTTCCTCCTGGGCGAGCATGGCTGGTGGGCGAAATCTCTCATGCCGTGGTTCAACGAACTGGTGCATCTGCCAATGTTCCTGTGGGACCCAAGGACTGCGGAACGGGGCACGCGCCGGGGCGCCCTAACGCAAACCATTGACATCGCACCTACCCTGCTGCGTTTCTTCGGGCTCGAGGCCACCCCGGACATGCAGGGCCGGGACCTCGCCGCCGTACTCCGCGACGATGCAGACGTCCATAAAGGCGTGCTGTTCGGCATCCACGGCGGGCACGTCAATGTCACGGACGGCAGGTATGTCTACATGCGCGCTGCCACCGAAGCCGGCAACGCGCCGCTGGAGGACTTCACGCTGATGCCAACGCATATGCGCTCCCGTTTTACGGTGAATGAACTCGCCGCCTGGGAGCCTGCCGAACCGTTTTCCTTCACCAAGGGTCTTCGCAGCATGAAAATGCAGGCCAAGTCGCTGATGAATCCATGGATCCACGGAACGCTGCTGTTCGATCTGGAGGCCGACCCAGGTCAGAACAACCCCATCATCGACGACGAGGCGGAGCTGCGGATGCTCCGCCTGCTGGCCGAAATGATGCACGAATCTGACGCGCCGCCGAGCCAGTTTGTCCGCCTGGGCATCCCCTTCGATGCCGTCCCGGACACGAATCATTTGCTGGTCGGCAAGCAGGCTGCCCGCTCGGCGGTAGCGCTGGAACCGTTGCCTCCCTTGTCGGACTTTCCCCATGGTGGTGCCGTGCTGAACATCCCCATCCTGGAACTCCGCCAGGACCCCCGGTGCGAGGCCATTCTTGCCAAGCACCTTCCGCAGCTGGTAGCCACCGAACTGATCAATATCCGTGCTCAGCTCAGCCTCCACCAGATGGCCAGGGTCACGCCAATATCAGGTGCTGTGCTCACCCAGTTGGCAGAGGACCTTGAAGGCCTGGAAGATATTGGCGCCGACAGCCGGGCGCCCGCCGTCAACACCTTGGCCTGGAGCGCAGAAACATGA
- a CDS encoding PadR family transcriptional regulator, which produces MKLEHILLGVLLEHPSTGYDLKKFLDNRGRFMRSNTQMSQVYRSLGLMESQGLVTHTVERRPGAQDAKKYSVTDKGAAVFLDWLTGPYSPPTRFQDPELNVRLSFAGFMGRDQLGALLDVEIHHRQDEIRRYRDRDRHEDWHPSIPFDEELAESVKEWLHLKGSAAMDAHVAALTELREEILGLPLPMKGTR; this is translated from the coding sequence ATGAAGCTCGAGCACATTCTTTTGGGCGTTCTGCTCGAACATCCGAGCACCGGATATGACCTGAAAAAATTCCTGGACAACAGGGGACGATTCATGCGGTCCAATACCCAGATGAGCCAGGTCTACCGGTCGCTGGGGCTGATGGAGTCACAAGGACTGGTCACCCATACCGTGGAACGCAGGCCCGGGGCGCAGGACGCCAAAAAATACAGCGTTACTGATAAAGGTGCCGCGGTCTTCCTCGACTGGTTGACGGGACCGTATAGTCCACCAACCCGCTTTCAGGACCCGGAACTTAACGTTCGCCTCAGCTTCGCCGGGTTTATGGGCCGGGACCAGCTGGGTGCCTTGCTCGACGTCGAAATCCATCACCGGCAGGACGAGATCCGCCGCTACCGGGACCGGGACCGGCATGAAGATTGGCACCCATCCATCCCCTTCGACGAGGAACTGGCCGAGTCTGTCAAGGAATGGCTCCACCTGAAGGGTTCTGCCGCAATGGATGCCCACGTCGCTGCACTCACCGAACTCCGCGAGGAAATCCTCGGACTTCCGCTTCCAATGAAAGGAACCCGATGA
- a CDS encoding formylglycine-generating enzyme family protein, which yields MTDVGFAFHDDVLLPGGSFQMGDAFGEGYPSDGEVPVHEVRVPAVRMDTTSVTNRMFAKFVAASSYRTEAERYGTSAVFHLLLKAPPKDVLGAAERAPWWLNVRGADWAHPAGANSHWSDAADHPVVHVSHNDALAYCSWAQRRLPTEAEWEYAARGGLSGKRYAWGDELTPGGEHRCNIWQGTFPGKNTAEDGFLGTAPVKSFAPNGFGLYETAGNVWEWCSDWFLPKYYRNSPVDNPQGPTIGAGRVMRGGSYLCHDSYCNRYRVAARTANTPESSSGNCGFRTVCLDEPGG from the coding sequence ATGACCGACGTCGGTTTCGCATTCCATGACGACGTACTGCTGCCCGGGGGCTCATTCCAGATGGGCGATGCCTTCGGCGAGGGGTATCCATCAGACGGTGAAGTGCCGGTTCATGAGGTCCGGGTTCCGGCGGTCCGCATGGATACGACGTCAGTGACGAACAGAATGTTCGCCAAGTTCGTGGCGGCGAGCAGCTATCGCACAGAGGCGGAGAGGTACGGAACTTCCGCAGTGTTCCACCTGCTGCTGAAGGCGCCACCAAAGGATGTGCTCGGAGCAGCCGAAAGAGCGCCATGGTGGCTTAACGTCCGCGGGGCGGACTGGGCGCACCCGGCTGGCGCCAACTCCCACTGGAGCGACGCTGCGGATCATCCGGTGGTCCACGTCTCCCACAATGACGCCTTGGCATATTGTTCATGGGCTCAGCGGAGGCTTCCTACCGAAGCGGAATGGGAGTACGCGGCACGGGGAGGACTGTCCGGGAAGCGATACGCGTGGGGTGACGAGCTGACGCCGGGCGGCGAGCACCGCTGCAACATCTGGCAGGGCACGTTTCCTGGCAAGAATACAGCCGAGGACGGGTTCCTGGGGACTGCGCCGGTGAAGTCGTTCGCTCCGAACGGGTTTGGCCTCTATGAGACTGCGGGAAATGTCTGGGAGTGGTGCTCCGACTGGTTCCTGCCTAAGTACTATCGAAATTCACCCGTCGATAACCCGCAGGGTCCCACCATCGGCGCTGGACGTGTCATGCGAGGCGGATCCTACCTTTGCCACGACTCCTACTGCAACAGGTACCGGGTGGCCGCCCGTACAGCGAACACGCCGGAATCCTCCAGCGGGAACTGCGGATTCCGGACCGTGTGCCTCGACGAACCGGGTGGCTAG
- a CDS encoding DUF5605 domain-containing protein, with protein sequence MMLTPESPLSDVLANRAARAMIQNYLPGILNSPMLPQLKGLPVGMVIGLNAELSSRTDELDKLWERLAAVPEAATGQSPSSVREKPRADYEPGSVAPGSASFRHAGGAACWDMFEVVIDGPEHGNPFTEVELTAAFVHTDSTGAASSTDVAAHRVGGFYDGDGLYKVRFMPDKAGDWTFRTSSNARSLDGLEGRFHCSAPNPGNHGPVRVADQFHFAHADGRRYRPIGTTAYAWTHQPAEVQERTLQTLAGSPFNKIRMCVFPKSYLFNTNEPDLFPYERTADGWDFARFNPAFFRHLEGRIKQLAGLGIEADLILFHAYDRWGFSDMGASADDLFVSYVVRRLAAFGNVWWSLANEYDLLRTKSMDDWERMAEVITTNDPASHLLSIHNCFGFYDYTKPWITHASTQRIDVYRTAENTDQWREAWGKPVVIDECAYEGDIDQGWGNITGEEMVRRFWEGAVRGGYVGHGETYLNETEELWWSKGGNLVGSSPARIAFLAGILAQAPDGVLDPLPSDWDAPRGGVPGVLELIYFGFNRPSYRTIMLPPDTVCTVDVIDTWNMTIERLDGQRSGIFRVELPARQYMAIRLNMV encoded by the coding sequence ATGATGCTAACTCCGGAGAGTCCCCTCAGCGATGTCCTTGCAAACCGGGCCGCTCGGGCAATGATCCAGAACTACCTGCCCGGCATCCTCAACTCCCCCATGCTGCCTCAGCTCAAGGGGCTGCCGGTGGGCATGGTCATCGGCCTGAACGCCGAGCTCAGCAGTCGGACTGATGAGCTCGACAAGCTGTGGGAACGGCTGGCCGCTGTTCCGGAAGCGGCCACGGGCCAGTCCCCGTCAAGCGTCCGGGAAAAGCCCCGGGCAGATTACGAACCCGGGTCCGTGGCCCCCGGGTCCGCTTCGTTCCGCCATGCCGGGGGCGCCGCCTGCTGGGATATGTTCGAAGTGGTCATTGATGGGCCGGAGCACGGCAACCCCTTCACGGAGGTGGAGCTGACCGCAGCCTTTGTCCACACGGATTCCACCGGCGCCGCTTCCTCAACGGACGTTGCTGCACATCGGGTCGGTGGCTTCTATGACGGCGACGGGCTCTACAAAGTCCGGTTCATGCCCGACAAAGCCGGAGACTGGACCTTCCGGACCAGCTCGAATGCCCGATCCCTGGACGGGCTCGAAGGCCGCTTCCACTGCTCCGCTCCCAACCCCGGCAACCATGGACCGGTCAGGGTGGCTGACCAATTCCATTTCGCACACGCTGACGGCCGCCGCTACCGTCCGATCGGCACCACCGCCTACGCCTGGACGCACCAGCCGGCAGAGGTGCAGGAGCGCACACTCCAGACACTGGCCGGGTCCCCTTTCAACAAAATCAGAATGTGCGTGTTCCCCAAGTCCTACCTGTTCAACACCAATGAGCCGGACCTGTTTCCTTACGAGCGCACGGCCGACGGCTGGGATTTCGCCCGGTTCAACCCTGCGTTCTTCCGGCACCTCGAAGGCCGGATCAAGCAGCTGGCCGGGCTGGGCATCGAAGCGGACCTCATCCTGTTCCACGCCTATGACCGATGGGGCTTTTCAGACATGGGCGCCTCCGCGGACGATCTCTTCGTCAGCTACGTTGTCCGGCGGCTGGCCGCCTTCGGCAACGTGTGGTGGTCCCTCGCGAATGAATACGACCTCCTCCGTACCAAGAGCATGGACGACTGGGAGCGCATGGCGGAAGTCATCACTACCAATGACCCGGCCAGCCACCTTCTGTCCATCCACAACTGCTTCGGCTTTTACGACTACACCAAACCTTGGATAACCCACGCGAGCACGCAGCGGATTGATGTCTACCGCACAGCCGAGAATACTGACCAGTGGCGGGAAGCCTGGGGCAAACCCGTGGTGATCGATGAATGCGCCTACGAGGGCGACATTGACCAGGGCTGGGGAAACATCACCGGCGAAGAGATGGTGCGCCGCTTCTGGGAAGGGGCGGTACGCGGCGGCTACGTGGGGCACGGTGAGACGTACCTGAATGAGACCGAGGAATTGTGGTGGTCCAAGGGCGGAAACCTGGTGGGAAGCAGCCCGGCACGGATCGCGTTCCTGGCCGGGATTCTCGCCCAGGCTCCCGACGGCGTGCTGGACCCTCTGCCCAGTGACTGGGACGCTCCCCGCGGCGGCGTGCCCGGCGTCCTCGAACTGATCTACTTCGGATTTAACCGCCCCAGCTACCGGACCATCATGCTGCCGCCGGACACGGTGTGCACTGTGGACGTCATCGACACCTGGAACATGACAATCGAGCGCCTGGACGGGCAGCGGAGCGGCATTTTCCGTGTGGAGCTTCCCGCAAGGCAATACATGGCCATCCGGTTGAATATGGTCTAG
- a CDS encoding phosphogluconate dehydrogenase C-terminal domain-containing protein yields the protein MSAEKLTVAVIGAGGKMGMRVSRNLQKSAHTVFYSENSPAGQERIQAEGRTITSTDEAVKGADVVILAVPDTVLGIVSEGVVPQMKAGAILLTLDPAAAYAGLLAKRDDVVQAVAHPCHPSVFLERTTKEEWADTFGGEGAPQNVVAAIDEDAPEATKAAAEATIRVIYAPVIDVHWVTVKQLAILEPTLVETVACMIGTLLNEALHETVHTAGVPEEAAKAMLFGHVQIALTNALRGSNPFSEACEIAIQYGKDTIIKDDWKKIFDDSELDSVIAKMLKLDAVKG from the coding sequence ATGTCAGCAGAAAAATTGACCGTCGCCGTCATCGGAGCCGGAGGCAAAATGGGAATGCGCGTTTCCCGGAACCTCCAGAAGAGCGCCCACACCGTCTTCTACTCCGAGAACTCCCCCGCCGGCCAGGAACGCATCCAGGCCGAAGGCCGAACCATTACCTCCACCGACGAGGCCGTCAAGGGCGCCGACGTGGTGATCCTCGCCGTCCCGGACACCGTCCTTGGCATCGTCTCCGAAGGTGTTGTTCCGCAGATGAAGGCCGGCGCAATCCTGCTCACCCTGGACCCCGCCGCCGCCTACGCGGGCCTGCTGGCCAAGCGCGACGACGTCGTCCAGGCAGTTGCGCACCCCTGCCACCCGTCCGTGTTCCTGGAGCGCACCACCAAGGAAGAATGGGCCGACACCTTCGGCGGCGAAGGTGCCCCGCAGAACGTGGTTGCGGCCATCGACGAAGACGCCCCGGAGGCGACCAAGGCAGCTGCCGAGGCCACCATCCGCGTCATCTACGCCCCCGTCATCGACGTGCACTGGGTCACCGTGAAGCAGCTCGCCATCCTCGAGCCCACCCTGGTGGAAACCGTGGCCTGCATGATCGGCACCCTCCTCAACGAGGCGCTGCACGAGACCGTGCACACCGCCGGCGTCCCCGAGGAAGCGGCCAAGGCCATGCTTTTCGGCCACGTCCAGATCGCCCTCACCAACGCGCTGCGCGGCTCCAACCCGTTCTCGGAGGCCTGCGAAATCGCCATCCAGTACGGCAAGGACACCATCATTAAGGACGACTGGAAGAAGATCTTCGACGACTCCGAGCTGGACAGCGTTATCGCCAAGATGCTCAAGCTGGACGCCGTCAAAGGCTAA
- a CDS encoding sugar phosphate isomerase/epimerase family protein, with amino-acid sequence MSSPTTNRTGQGSRIGLSSYAFFWQLSDKVSEPLSIHQALERTAELGVDLFQVCDYAPLEAMTESELEAIRASADRLGVSLELGTKGIRPEHLRNFLRIARILGSPLLRTMFNVPGHTPTAEEAVAIFTDVLPDFEAAAVKIAVETYEQVPTSRILDVIRAVDSPYLGICSDPANTVASLEMPREVIDAVGPYVLNMHIKDFAFSRKDGWVGFTYAGAPLGEGLLDYDYMVSKFQPHQRNINQIVEHWLPWQDSEAETIRLENQWTQHSIEFLRSK; translated from the coding sequence ATGAGCTCCCCCACCACCAACCGGACGGGCCAGGGCTCACGGATCGGTTTGAGCAGCTACGCGTTCTTCTGGCAGCTCTCGGACAAGGTTTCCGAACCGCTCAGCATCCACCAGGCGCTCGAGCGGACCGCGGAACTGGGCGTGGACCTCTTCCAGGTCTGCGACTACGCCCCGCTGGAGGCCATGACGGAATCCGAACTGGAAGCCATCCGGGCCAGCGCGGACCGGCTGGGCGTCTCATTGGAGCTCGGCACCAAAGGCATCCGCCCGGAGCACCTGCGGAACTTCCTGCGCATCGCCCGCATCCTGGGTTCGCCCCTGCTGCGGACCATGTTCAACGTCCCCGGACACACCCCCACCGCGGAGGAAGCCGTGGCGATCTTCACAGACGTCCTGCCTGATTTCGAGGCCGCCGCCGTGAAAATCGCGGTGGAAACCTACGAGCAGGTGCCCACCTCCCGGATCCTGGACGTGATCCGCGCAGTTGACAGCCCCTACCTGGGCATCTGCAGCGACCCGGCCAACACGGTCGCGTCGCTGGAAATGCCGCGCGAGGTGATTGACGCCGTCGGCCCCTACGTCCTGAACATGCACATCAAGGACTTCGCGTTCAGCCGCAAGGACGGGTGGGTCGGATTTACCTATGCCGGCGCACCGCTCGGCGAAGGCCTGCTCGACTACGACTACATGGTCAGCAAGTTCCAGCCCCACCAAAGAAATATCAACCAGATCGTCGAACACTGGCTGCCGTGGCAGGACTCCGAGGCGGAAACCATCCGGCTCGAAAACCAGTGGACCCAACACAGCATCGAATTCCTAAGGAGCAAGTGA
- a CDS encoding triose-phosphate isomerase family protein, which produces MSLPANPAAQPKAIIGVSLKMYFGYQRSVDYCRDVAAIAFAHPAVQSGDIELFVLPTLPALPQATRVLDAAGAAAGAQDIFWEDEGAFTGEVGGKTVAELGGRYAEVGHAERRRIFGEDETIIGLKTAAAYRNGLTPILCVGELHQGSVEEAVTRCSAEIDAALNRAQSLGPASRTIVAYEPQWAIGAPEPATPDYISAVITGLDAHLRALPGQADSRVIYGGSAGPGLITKLDSAVAGLFLGRFAHDPKALKTILDETAARLAATEVTV; this is translated from the coding sequence GTGTCACTTCCTGCTAACCCCGCCGCACAACCGAAGGCCATCATCGGCGTCAGCCTGAAGATGTACTTCGGCTACCAGCGCTCCGTGGACTACTGCCGCGACGTTGCCGCCATCGCCTTCGCACACCCGGCGGTCCAGAGCGGTGACATAGAACTCTTCGTCCTGCCCACCCTGCCCGCCTTGCCCCAGGCCACCCGGGTCCTGGATGCAGCGGGAGCAGCCGCCGGCGCCCAGGACATCTTCTGGGAAGACGAAGGCGCGTTCACCGGTGAAGTGGGCGGCAAGACCGTGGCTGAACTCGGCGGACGCTACGCCGAAGTGGGCCACGCCGAACGCCGCCGCATCTTCGGCGAGGACGAAACGATCATCGGGCTCAAGACGGCCGCTGCCTACCGCAACGGCCTCACCCCCATCCTGTGCGTGGGGGAACTGCACCAGGGATCCGTGGAAGAGGCGGTCACCCGGTGCTCCGCGGAAATCGACGCCGCCCTCAACCGCGCCCAGTCGCTGGGACCCGCCAGCCGGACCATCGTGGCCTACGAGCCGCAGTGGGCCATCGGTGCACCGGAACCGGCAACACCGGATTACATCAGCGCCGTCATCACCGGGCTGGACGCGCACCTGCGCGCCCTGCCCGGCCAGGCGGACAGCCGCGTCATTTACGGCGGCAGCGCCGGCCCCGGCCTCATCACCAAACTGGACTCCGCCGTCGCCGGTCTGTTCCTGGGCCGCTTCGCGCATGATCCGAAAGCGCTGAAGACCATCCTGGACGAAACGGCTGCCCGGCTTGCCGCGACGGAGGTGACGGTATGA
- a CDS encoding ribose-5-phosphate isomerase, with protein MSAKLRLIVGADDAGFEYKEALKADLEASDLVESVTDVGVDATSHTPYPSVAIAAAELIAAGKADRALLVCGTGLGVAIAANKVPGVRAVTAHDSFSVERSVLSNNAQVLTFGQRVVGLELARRLAKEWLTYTFDESSASAQKVTLIKDYEGVTSC; from the coding sequence ATGAGCGCCAAACTGCGCCTGATCGTTGGAGCCGACGACGCCGGTTTCGAGTACAAGGAAGCCCTGAAGGCTGACCTGGAAGCCTCCGACCTGGTCGAATCCGTGACCGACGTCGGGGTGGACGCCACCAGCCACACCCCCTACCCGTCCGTAGCCATCGCAGCCGCCGAACTCATCGCCGCCGGCAAGGCCGACCGCGCCCTGCTGGTTTGCGGTACCGGCCTTGGCGTGGCCATCGCAGCCAACAAGGTCCCAGGCGTCCGCGCAGTCACCGCCCACGACTCCTTCTCGGTGGAACGCTCCGTCCTGAGCAACAACGCCCAGGTCCTCACGTTCGGACAGCGCGTCGTTGGCCTCGAACTGGCCCGTCGGCTCGCCAAGGAATGGCTCACCTACACCTTCGACGAAAGCTCTGCATCGGCCCAGAAAGTCACCCTGATTAAGGACTATGAAGGTGTCACTTCCTGCTAA